From the genome of Psychrilyobacter atlanticus DSM 19335, one region includes:
- the metH gene encoding methionine synthase, with protein MNINIDIDIKQILKEKIMVLDGAMGTSIQNYNLTEEDFRGERFKDFPSKLKGANELLNLTRPDIIKEIYNSYIEAGADIIETNTFNGNTISMADYNLGELAYEVSLEGTKLAKLRVLDHFEKTGKKVWIAGSIGPSNKSISIDSSEMNFDFLKNAYKNQIRGILHGGGDLLLIETIFDGLNAKAAVVGAEEVFEEEGGTLPIMISATVDKFGRLLSGQTMESLVVSLDRDSILSFGLNCSFGAAELIPLIHKLGKFTHKPISIYPNAGLPNEIGEYSQTPEEMTEILKNLINHSGINIIGGCCGTTPKHIELIAEAVKDKKSRIPKIKNLEFSISGNKVLGEEGFLIVGERNNVAGSKKFARLIKEKKYDEALEISRTQVGGGAHILDLNLDDGLIDSKAEMKIYIKLLLSSTDTANIPIMIDSSDFVIIEEGLKNLPSKGIVNSLSLKDGEEEFIRRAKIVKKYGAALVVMAFDESGQADTFQKKIEISKRSYDLLLGIGFSPADIIFDTNILTIGTGEKTDRNYARDYINSIKWIKENLPYAKTSGGLSNVSFAFRGNNPLRHAIHQVFLRLAKESGLDMVIMNPAEKTMEITKSLEDKIYSLIINTEDILDSLLDEQIEKITTPKTTEKKSDPRVQIIDNLVNGSKLNLTILIDLLLKDYSPISIIQDILMEGMEKVGEHFNNGKLFLPQVVKSAVIMKEAVTYLTPKIKNEKIDMGHRKTIVMATVDGDVHDIGKNIVKTVLECNGYRIIDLGVMVSMDDIIAAVKNENVDAVALSGLITPSLHEMARVAEKMAKEGFDTPIFIGGAATSSLHTAIKIEPNYSGRVFHLTDASNTVVVLDKILGGDIEYKSAVLNSYEELRKAYQKTEEDRSYLSLEEAFKRKEKIDNKVIEPAKTGVFDLNINITDIEKSINWDIFLHDWKIKDTSKEIDILIDGKKYLEILKNKKIKISARYGIFDVEKKPMDILKINDIDLPMVRTQQWETSLSLADFVEDKDYIGTFAVSIDTVSGKTEYEDIMYKLLGNRLTEAAAEYLEKNVSKIIPVSIRPAIGYPILPDHSMKKEVFDLMNVWELGITLSPNYTMTPIHSVCGLLFFSEKAKYFDLGKIDENQVESLAKHRGIDFSKMKENLGISIY; from the coding sequence ATGAATATAAATATAGATATTGATATAAAACAGATTTTAAAAGAAAAAATAATGGTTTTAGATGGAGCTATGGGAACATCTATTCAAAACTATAATTTAACCGAGGAAGATTTTAGAGGTGAGAGGTTTAAAGATTTCCCTTCTAAATTAAAAGGAGCTAACGAACTTCTCAACCTGACCAGACCTGATATTATAAAAGAGATCTATAACAGCTATATAGAGGCCGGAGCTGATATTATAGAGACCAATACTTTTAATGGAAATACTATATCTATGGCAGATTATAATCTAGGGGAGCTGGCATATGAAGTTTCCTTAGAGGGAACTAAACTTGCTAAACTTAGAGTTTTGGATCATTTTGAAAAAACTGGAAAAAAAGTATGGATAGCAGGTTCTATAGGTCCTTCCAACAAAAGTATAAGTATAGATTCATCGGAAATGAATTTTGATTTCCTAAAGAATGCCTATAAAAATCAAATCAGAGGAATCCTTCATGGAGGAGGAGATCTGCTTCTTATCGAAACTATATTTGATGGTTTGAATGCAAAGGCGGCAGTTGTCGGAGCAGAGGAGGTTTTTGAGGAGGAGGGAGGGACACTTCCGATTATGATCTCAGCTACAGTGGATAAATTTGGTAGACTATTATCTGGGCAGACCATGGAATCATTGGTTGTTTCCTTAGACAGAGATTCTATCCTATCCTTTGGTTTGAACTGTTCCTTTGGAGCAGCTGAGCTTATACCACTGATTCATAAATTAGGGAAATTTACCCATAAACCTATCTCTATATATCCTAATGCTGGATTACCCAATGAAATAGGAGAATATAGTCAGACTCCGGAAGAGATGACAGAAATTTTAAAAAATTTAATAAATCATTCAGGAATAAATATTATAGGAGGGTGCTGTGGTACAACCCCTAAACATATAGAACTCATAGCAGAAGCAGTCAAAGATAAAAAATCTCGAATTCCAAAGATAAAAAACTTAGAGTTTAGTATCTCAGGAAATAAAGTCTTAGGTGAAGAGGGATTTTTGATCGTAGGAGAGAGAAATAATGTAGCAGGGTCTAAAAAGTTTGCAAGGCTGATAAAGGAAAAAAAATATGATGAAGCTTTAGAAATTTCAAGAACTCAAGTAGGTGGAGGAGCTCATATCCTAGACCTCAACCTAGACGATGGATTGATAGATTCTAAGGCAGAAATGAAAATATATATAAAGTTACTCCTATCTTCTACCGATACTGCGAATATTCCTATCATGATTGACTCCTCGGATTTTGTGATAATAGAGGAAGGATTAAAAAATCTACCCTCTAAAGGAATTGTTAACTCACTCAGTCTAAAAGACGGAGAGGAGGAGTTTATTAGGAGAGCCAAAATAGTAAAAAAATATGGTGCTGCTCTGGTAGTTATGGCCTTTGATGAAAGTGGTCAGGCAGATACATTTCAAAAAAAGATAGAAATTTCCAAAAGATCCTATGATTTGCTGTTAGGAATAGGTTTTTCTCCTGCGGATATTATCTTTGATACAAACATTCTAACTATCGGAACGGGGGAAAAAACAGATAGAAATTATGCAAGAGACTATATAAACTCTATAAAATGGATAAAAGAAAATTTACCTTATGCCAAAACAAGTGGTGGATTAAGCAATGTTTCATTTGCGTTCAGGGGAAATAACCCATTAAGACATGCTATTCACCAAGTATTTTTGAGGTTAGCCAAGGAAAGCGGGTTAGATATGGTAATAATGAATCCAGCAGAAAAAACAATGGAGATAACAAAATCTCTGGAAGATAAGATCTACAGCCTGATCATAAATACAGAAGATATCTTGGATTCATTGTTAGATGAACAGATAGAAAAAATAACAACTCCTAAAACAACAGAAAAAAAATCTGATCCAAGGGTTCAGATTATAGATAATTTGGTTAATGGAAGTAAATTGAATTTAACAATTCTTATAGATCTGTTATTAAAGGATTACTCTCCCATCTCAATAATACAGGATATATTGATGGAAGGGATGGAAAAAGTAGGAGAACATTTTAATAATGGTAAATTATTCCTCCCCCAGGTAGTCAAAAGTGCTGTGATTATGAAAGAAGCCGTAACTTACTTAACTCCCAAAATTAAAAATGAAAAAATAGATATGGGACACAGGAAAACCATAGTTATGGCAACTGTAGATGGCGATGTCCATGATATCGGAAAAAACATAGTAAAAACAGTTCTAGAATGTAACGGTTATAGGATCATCGATCTAGGAGTGATGGTTTCTATGGATGATATTATAGCTGCAGTAAAAAATGAAAATGTAGATGCAGTTGCATTAAGCGGACTCATCACACCTTCTCTACATGAGATGGCAAGGGTAGCTGAGAAAATGGCAAAAGAGGGATTTGATACCCCCATTTTCATTGGAGGAGCTGCTACATCCAGCCTTCATACTGCCATAAAAATAGAACCAAATTATAGTGGACGTGTATTTCATCTGACAGATGCTTCTAACACGGTAGTTGTGTTAGATAAGATCTTAGGTGGAGATATAGAATATAAATCTGCTGTATTAAATTCATATGAAGAGTTGAGAAAAGCTTATCAAAAAACTGAAGAAGATAGATCCTATCTAAGTTTAGAAGAAGCCTTTAAAAGAAAGGAAAAAATCGATAACAAGGTAATAGAGCCAGCTAAAACAGGTGTATTCGATCTAAATATTAATATCACAGATATCGAAAAATCTATCAACTGGGATATATTTTTACACGATTGGAAAATAAAGGATACCTCTAAAGAGATCGACATTTTAATAGATGGTAAAAAATATCTAGAAATATTAAAAAATAAAAAAATAAAAATATCTGCAAGATATGGGATTTTTGACGTGGAGAAGAAACCGATGGATATTCTAAAGATTAATGATATTGACCTTCCAATGGTTAGAACCCAGCAATGGGAAACTTCCTTGTCGTTAGCAGATTTTGTAGAAGACAAGGATTATATTGGAACTTTTGCTGTGTCGATAGATACCGTATCTGGAAAAACAGAATATGAAGATATTATGTATAAATTACTCGGAAACAGATTAACAGAAGCTGCAGCAGAGTATCTAGAGAAAAATGTGAGTAAAATAATTCCAGTTAGTATAAGGCCAGCAATAGGTTATCCAATTTTACCCGATCATTCTATGAAAAAAGAGGTTTTTGATCTGATGAATGTATGGGAATTAGGAATAACTCTTAGTCCAAATTATACTATGACACCTATTCATAGCGTCTGTGGCCTATTATTTTTTAGTGAAAAGGCAAAATATTTTGATCTAGGAAAAATCGATGAAAACCAGGTAGAATCTTTAGCAAAACACAGAGGAATTGATTTTAGTAAAATGAAAGAAAATTTAGGTATTTCTATTTATTGA
- a CDS encoding YadA-like family protein → MKKGILFLGAILSVVNIANAETGDFELKVSYKEMAKTQSVSEWITEHQIRVVDNHTGIGNNTEDIGKNFVTSNKNKEELVEVNSKIKVVEKGISNNTTNITDNNEKIVKNSENIASNTADTGKNTSSITAINKELGDHKIESDKAIAQLKEQDRQLKATDTKVNTAIDNLKETDKNLQTTDAKLVQTDKELKDTVTTLEKHHDAVYETIGTTRSAYAKDIKVVKADINRGRIIALEDQTKSVATNEAEISKNTTNIEGNKTNISKNTTNIESNKTNIASNRNEIYNNSERIGSLEGKVDGLETEMKKGFAMAAAMSSIDFQVLDVGDAGFGFGVGNYKNSDAVSLGVGVRPTENMTLNVKGAMSTGKGQETMVGGGAVYKFNLFGG, encoded by the coding sequence ATGAAAAAGGGAATTTTATTTTTAGGGGCGATTTTATCAGTTGTAAATATCGCGAATGCAGAAACAGGAGATTTCGAACTAAAAGTATCGTATAAAGAAATGGCAAAAACACAATCAGTATCAGAATGGATAACAGAACATCAAATTAGAGTTGTAGATAATCATACTGGAATAGGTAATAATACTGAAGATATAGGTAAGAACTTTGTGACCTCTAATAAAAATAAGGAAGAGTTGGTTGAAGTTAATTCTAAAATAAAAGTGGTTGAAAAAGGTATATCGAATAATACAACAAATATAACAGATAATAATGAAAAAATAGTGAAAAATAGTGAAAATATAGCAAGTAATACAGCAGATACAGGTAAAAATACAAGTTCAATAACTGCAATAAATAAAGAATTGGGTGATCATAAAATAGAGTCAGATAAGGCTATAGCTCAACTTAAAGAACAGGATAGGCAATTAAAAGCAACAGATACAAAGGTAAATACTGCAATTGACAACCTTAAAGAAACAGATAAAAATTTGCAGACGACAGATGCTAAACTTGTTCAAACAGATAAAGAATTGAAAGATACAGTAACTACATTGGAAAAACATCATGATGCAGTCTACGAAACTATTGGAACAACCAGGAGTGCCTATGCAAAAGATATAAAAGTTGTTAAGGCTGATATTAACAGGGGTAGAATAATAGCTCTAGAAGATCAGACGAAGTCAGTAGCAACAAATGAAGCTGAGATATCGAAGAATACGACAAACATAGAGGGGAATAAAACAAATATTTCTAAAAATACGACAAATATAGAGAGTAATAAAACAAATATAGCAAGCAATAGAAATGAAATTTACAACAACTCAGAGAGAATAGGTAGTTTAGAAGGAAAGGTAGACGGTCTTGAAACTGAGATGAAAAAAGGATTTGCCATGGCAGCGGCCATGTCTTCTATAGATTTTCAGGTACTGGATGTAGGAGATGCAGGATTTGGTTTTGGTGTAGGAAACTATAAAAATTCAGACGCGGTGTCTCTTGGTGTAGGAGTAAGACCTACAGAAAATATGACTTTAAATGTGAAGGGAGCAATGTCTACAGGAAAAGGTCAGGAAACAATGGTAGGGGGAGGAGCGGTCTACAAGTTTAATTTATTTGGTGGATAA
- a CDS encoding SIR2 family protein, translated as MRGLVESIQDKNAILFVGAGVSMNLGLPSWNSLLDYIAKELDYEPEVFKSFGNALTLAEFYKIKKGDIGPLRSWMDRNWHSGDIKIEDSKIHKLIFDLDFPIIYTTNYDRWIERTYDCYKKNYKKITNVGDLVNLNSMHTQIIKFHGDFDDEKSIVLTESSYFERLDFETPLDIKLRSDILGKSILFIGYSLHDINLRYLLYKLNKLWENSTQSSSRPKSYIFLVDSNPVEDLILEKRGIKTFTSKNKNPSESLLEFLEKLNNNLSE; from the coding sequence ATGAGGGGATTAGTTGAATCAATTCAGGATAAAAATGCTATTTTATTTGTTGGTGCCGGTGTATCTATGAATTTAGGTCTGCCTTCTTGGAATTCATTGCTGGATTATATTGCAAAAGAATTGGATTATGAGCCTGAAGTATTTAAATCTTTTGGAAATGCACTGACCCTGGCAGAGTTTTATAAGATAAAAAAAGGTGATATCGGCCCTCTGAGGAGTTGGATGGATAGAAACTGGCATAGCGGGGATATAAAAATTGAAGATTCCAAGATACATAAACTAATATTTGATTTGGACTTTCCTATCATATATACTACAAATTATGACAGGTGGATTGAAAGAACCTATGATTGTTATAAAAAAAATTATAAAAAAATAACCAATGTAGGAGACCTGGTAAATTTAAATAGTATGCATACCCAGATAATTAAATTTCACGGAGACTTTGACGATGAAAAATCCATTGTATTGACGGAATCCAGCTATTTTGAAAGATTGGATTTTGAAACACCACTGGACATTAAACTCAGGTCAGATATACTGGGCAAATCAATTTTATTTATAGGATACAGCCTTCACGATATCAATCTTCGTTACCTTCTGTATAAGTTGAATAAACTTTGGGAAAACAGTACCCAGTCCAGTTCGAGGCCTAAATCTTATATATTTTTAGTGGATTCTAACCCTGTAGAAGACTTAATTCTCGAAAAGCGGGGAATTAAAACATTTACTTCAAAAAATAAAAACCCCAGTGAGAGTCTGCTGGAATTTTTGGAAAAATTAAATAATAATTTATCAGAATAG
- a CDS encoding nucleotidyltransferase family protein, which translates to MKKRPTLVIMAAGMGSRYGGLKQIDPVGLNGEIIMDYSIYDARLAGFGKVVFVIKEEFYDIFKEKIGDRISKLENIEVKYVFQNIKSIPNKYKLPKDRIKPWGTGHAVLSCKDVIDEPFVVINADDFYGSTTFKLIYDELINQTDEYGYSMVGFQLDKTISKNGSVARGICTLDKENHLITVEEKTKIEEVSGTIYSFEDRQDSISGIAEPLKIELERNIPVSMNIWGFMPSIFKELELGFEKFLDENIGELKSEFYIPSVVDDLIKSKKATVKVIKTVEKWYGVTYQQDKEDVSKALQSMTPNVYPDRYINS; encoded by the coding sequence ATGAAAAAAAGACCTACATTGGTTATTATGGCAGCAGGTATGGGAAGCAGATACGGAGGATTAAAGCAGATTGATCCGGTCGGTCTAAACGGAGAGATTATAATGGATTACTCTATCTATGATGCAAGATTAGCAGGCTTTGGGAAAGTAGTATTTGTTATAAAGGAAGAATTTTATGATATATTTAAGGAAAAAATTGGAGACCGAATATCAAAGTTAGAAAATATAGAGGTTAAATATGTGTTCCAAAATATAAAATCTATTCCTAATAAATATAAACTTCCAAAAGATAGGATAAAGCCTTGGGGAACAGGTCATGCTGTTTTATCTTGTAAAGACGTGATAGATGAACCTTTTGTAGTTATAAATGCCGATGATTTTTATGGTTCTACAACTTTTAAATTGATCTATGATGAACTTATAAATCAGACAGATGAATATGGGTATTCAATGGTAGGATTTCAATTAGATAAGACAATCAGTAAAAATGGTAGTGTTGCAAGGGGAATATGTACTTTAGATAAGGAAAATCACTTGATTACGGTGGAAGAAAAAACTAAAATAGAGGAAGTTTCGGGAACTATTTATTCCTTTGAAGATAGACAAGATTCTATTAGTGGAATAGCAGAACCCCTGAAAATAGAGTTAGAAAGGAATATCCCTGTATCTATGAATATTTGGGGATTTATGCCATCAATATTTAAAGAATTAGAATTAGGATTCGAGAAATTCTTAGATGAAAATATAGGGGAATTAAAATCTGAATTTTATATTCCCAGCGTTGTAGATGATTTGATTAAATCTAAAAAAGCTACTGTAAAAGTGATTAAAACTGTGGAAAAATGGTATGGAGTAACTTACCAACAGGATAAAGAAGACGTTTCGAAAGCTTTACAAAGTATGACACCCAATGTGTATCCAGATAGATATATAAATAGTTAA
- a CDS encoding ABC transporter substrate-binding protein has product MKNLTKIFKIVLALSLLLAVACGKEETKTTETATKSNEVTVYSSHPSQLLTTITDSFSEETGIKVNVVAAGTGEILKRIQAESTNPLGDVIWGGGAESLNSFKEYFAPYKTASHDKIDPLFRDPEDKWFGFALLPMVIIYNTDLVTGDDIPTSWADVTDPKWKGKVAMASPVKSGSSYTITATLLTAFGKDTESGFDFIKKFVANLDGKILGSSSGVPKGVVDKEYYIGLAHEKGAIKYKNAGGHLGIVYPSEGTSAVPDAAALIKGAVNEENAKLFLDYIVSKEVQKTLASDFKIRGVRSDVAAPEGLLPLSEIKLVDYDFGWASESKKTIVKRWKNIVSGKE; this is encoded by the coding sequence ATGAAAAATCTAACAAAAATTTTTAAGATAGTGCTAGCACTATCACTTCTATTGGCTGTAGCCTGTGGAAAAGAAGAAACAAAAACTACTGAAACTGCTACTAAAAGTAACGAGGTGACTGTATATTCATCACACCCATCTCAACTTTTAACTACTATTACAGATAGTTTTTCTGAAGAAACAGGAATAAAAGTAAATGTTGTCGCAGCTGGAACAGGAGAAATTCTTAAGAGAATTCAAGCTGAAAGTACAAACCCTTTGGGAGATGTTATCTGGGGTGGAGGAGCTGAATCTCTTAACTCATTCAAGGAATACTTTGCACCATATAAAACTGCAAGTCACGATAAAATAGACCCTTTATTCAGAGACCCTGAAGATAAGTGGTTTGGTTTTGCATTGTTACCAATGGTTATTATATATAACACTGACCTTGTAACTGGAGACGATATTCCTACTTCTTGGGCTGATGTAACTGATCCTAAATGGAAAGGGAAAGTTGCTATGGCTTCTCCTGTTAAATCTGGATCTTCTTACACGATCACAGCTACTTTATTAACTGCCTTTGGAAAAGATACAGAATCTGGATTTGATTTCATCAAAAAATTTGTAGCTAATTTAGATGGTAAGATTTTAGGAAGTTCTTCTGGTGTTCCTAAAGGTGTCGTAGACAAAGAATATTACATTGGTTTAGCTCATGAAAAAGGAGCTATTAAATATAAAAATGCTGGTGGGCATCTAGGAATAGTATATCCATCTGAGGGAACTTCTGCTGTTCCTGATGCTGCAGCTTTAATAAAAGGTGCTGTCAATGAAGAAAACGCTAAATTATTCTTAGATTACATCGTAAGTAAAGAAGTTCAAAAAACTTTAGCAAGCGACTTTAAAATCAGAGGAGTAAGAAGCGATGTTGCTGCTCCAGAAGGTTTACTTCCTCTCTCAGAGATCAAGTTAGTTGACTATGATTTTGGTTGGGCTTCAGAAAGTAAAAAGACAATAGTAAAAAGATGGAAAAATATAGTTTCAGGAAAGGAGTAA
- a CDS encoding ABC transporter ATP-binding protein — MGVNIKDITKKYDDFIAVNRADLDIKKGEFFTLLGPSGCGKTTLLRMIAGFNEITSGDVLISGNKINNTPAHKRNIGMVFQNYAIFPHMSVFDNVAYGLKARKVSKTEIKERVLNALDMVEMRDQAEKEPAELSGGQQQRVALARAIVIHPEILLMDEPLSNLDAKLRVKMRATIKKLQSSLDITTIYVTHDQEEALAVSDRIAVMNRGVVQQIGTPEEIYSFPANAFVANFIGTSNFIYDSALTGDKTKILSVRPEDTLIVDTDSGTINGEITLTTFLGECVSYEITLENKEDIEVKVFSKNIGIKRIGEKVGILFPEDKRKHFDKSEEC, encoded by the coding sequence ATGGGTGTTAATATTAAAGATATAACTAAAAAATATGATGATTTTATAGCTGTTAATAGAGCTGATTTAGATATTAAAAAAGGAGAGTTTTTTACACTACTAGGACCTTCTGGTTGTGGGAAAACTACTCTTTTAAGGATGATTGCAGGATTTAACGAGATCACTTCTGGGGATGTTCTTATAAGCGGGAATAAAATAAACAATACTCCTGCTCACAAAAGAAATATTGGGATGGTTTTTCAAAACTATGCTATCTTCCCTCATATGAGTGTATTTGATAATGTAGCTTATGGATTAAAAGCCAGGAAGGTCTCTAAAACAGAGATAAAAGAAAGAGTTTTAAATGCTCTGGACATGGTTGAGATGAGAGACCAGGCAGAAAAAGAACCTGCTGAACTTTCCGGTGGGCAACAGCAAAGAGTAGCTCTTGCCAGAGCTATCGTCATCCATCCTGAGATCCTTTTAATGGATGAACCTCTTTCTAACCTGGATGCGAAACTTAGAGTTAAGATGAGAGCCACCATTAAAAAACTTCAGTCTTCTTTGGATATAACAACTATCTACGTGACTCATGATCAAGAAGAAGCACTTGCTGTTTCAGATAGGATTGCAGTTATGAACAGAGGAGTAGTTCAACAGATCGGGACTCCAGAAGAGATCTATTCTTTCCCAGCCAATGCATTTGTTGCGAACTTTATAGGTACTTCAAACTTTATCTATGATAGCGCTCTTACAGGAGATAAAACAAAGATCCTCTCTGTAAGACCGGAAGATACCTTAATTGTAGATACAGATTCCGGGACTATCAATGGAGAGATCACTTTGACTACATTCTTAGGTGAATGTGTTTCCTACGAGATCACACTGGAAAATAAAGAAGATATAGAAGTAAAAGTATTTTCTAAAAATATAGGAATTAAACGAATTGGAGAGAAAGTTGGAATTCTTTTCCCTGAAGATAAGAGGAAACATTTTGATAAAAGTGAGGAGTGTTAA
- a CDS encoding ABC transporter permease, producing the protein MKINKHLNFWNIISIISLALIFLFLIYPSFSLVSESFISSTTGKLTLENYIDFFSLPYYFNALKHSLAVCFVTTIFATLIGIPIAYFMSRTNIYFKGFLDLVIMISLLSPPFIGAYSWILLLGRNGWITNLLSPFGIVMPTIYGFTGIVIVFTLKFFPYVYIYTSGALNSIDASLEEASENLGMSRLQRLFTVTFPLVMPSITAGALMVFMTSLADFGTPMLIGEGYKVLPVMIYDEFMSEMGGDTTVASTISVVVVACSTIILFLQKYLISKKNYKMNALRPPKKASLTPRKRILATIFVGIISFIAFLPQLVVIYTSFLKTNGPLFVSGFSLDSYYNIMNKLSSNIYNTFLYSVISILAMLLLGLVLSYIIFKKKNRLAPILDILIMFPYVIPGSVLGIGLLVCFNKRPLLLSGTGFILIVSYVIRKLAYTVRSGTAILHQIDPSIEEASINLGVSPMKTFFKVTAVMMGPGIFSGLILSWISTINELSSSIILYTGKTGTIAVAIYTEVIRDSFGSAAALSTILTVISVLSILMFKFFSRGKKLNI; encoded by the coding sequence ATGAAGATAAATAAACATCTAAACTTTTGGAATATTATTTCCATAATATCTTTAGCACTTATATTTTTATTTTTGATCTATCCTTCATTTTCACTGGTAAGTGAAAGTTTTATAAGTTCTACAACAGGAAAATTAACTTTAGAAAATTATATAGACTTCTTTTCCCTGCCATATTATTTTAATGCATTAAAGCATAGTTTAGCAGTTTGTTTTGTTACAACTATCTTTGCTACTTTGATAGGGATTCCTATAGCTTATTTTATGAGTAGAACCAATATATATTTTAAGGGATTTTTAGATCTGGTTATCATGATTTCCCTTCTGTCTCCTCCATTTATCGGAGCATATTCTTGGATCTTACTTTTGGGAAGAAACGGATGGATCACTAATTTGTTGAGCCCATTTGGAATAGTTATGCCAACTATCTATGGATTTACAGGAATAGTAATTGTATTTACTCTAAAATTTTTCCCCTATGTATATATCTATACTTCGGGAGCTCTAAATAGTATCGATGCCTCTTTGGAGGAGGCTTCTGAAAACTTAGGTATGAGCAGGTTACAAAGATTATTTACAGTAACTTTTCCACTAGTTATGCCTTCTATCACTGCCGGAGCTCTTATGGTCTTTATGACCTCGTTAGCTGATTTTGGTACTCCCATGCTGATTGGTGAAGGATACAAGGTTTTACCTGTTATGATATACGATGAATTCATGAGTGAAATGGGTGGAGATACAACTGTTGCAAGTACTATCAGTGTTGTGGTTGTAGCTTGTTCTACCATCATACTTTTCCTCCAGAAATATCTTATTTCCAAGAAAAATTATAAGATGAATGCTCTTAGGCCGCCGAAAAAAGCCAGCCTTACACCTAGGAAAAGAATTTTAGCTACTATATTTGTAGGAATTATATCATTTATAGCATTCCTGCCCCAGTTAGTTGTTATCTATACTTCGTTTCTTAAAACAAACGGGCCATTATTTGTTTCAGGATTTAGTCTGGACAGCTACTATAATATTATGAATAAACTTTCATCTAATATCTATAATACTTTCCTGTATTCTGTTATATCTATATTGGCTATGCTGTTATTAGGACTTGTACTCTCTTATATTATCTTTAAAAAGAAAAATAGATTAGCTCCTATCCTGGATATTTTAATTATGTTCCCATATGTTATTCCGGGATCAGTTCTAGGAATAGGATTATTGGTATGTTTTAATAAGAGACCATTACTTCTAAGTGGAACAGGGTTTATCCTTATAGTTTCCTATGTTATCAGAAAATTAGCATATACCGTTAGATCCGGAACTGCCATTCTGCACCAGATAGATCCCAGTATAGAGGAAGCTTCTATAAATTTAGGAGTCTCTCCTATGAAGACCTTCTTCAAGGTAACAGCTGTTATGATGGGACCAGGTATATTTTCTGGATTAATCCTCAGCTGGATATCTACTATAAATGAACTGAGTTCAAGTATTATATTATATACCGGGAAAACAGGAACTATTGCTGTTGCCATCTATACAGAAGTTATTCGAGATAGTTTTGGAAGTGCAGCAGCTCTTTCAACTATCCTGACAGTTATATCTGTTCTTTCTATACTTATGTTTAAATTTTTTTCTAGAGGAAAAAAACTAAATATATAA
- a CDS encoding HAD family hydrolase has translation MIKLIATDMDGTLLNSKHEINPEFWEVWEKLRAKNITFACASGRQYYNLVKKFEDIKDDIYFIAENGSFVAYKGEILHINTLERKKTFEFIELARKIDGVNIVLCGKNSAYIESNDSKFIEEVKPYYEKFEIVNSLEEVEDDFLKIALCDFKNSEENSYKYFKEFEDRYKITVSGGVWLDISNLDANKGNAMRKLQGILGITPKETLVFGDYLNDVELLESGEHSYAMENAHPKLKEIAKNIAKSNEENGVVEKIKELFEL, from the coding sequence TTGATAAAATTAATAGCAACTGACATGGATGGGACTTTATTAAATAGTAAACATGAAATAAATCCTGAATTTTGGGAAGTTTGGGAAAAACTCAGAGCAAAAAATATTACTTTTGCTTGTGCCAGTGGAAGGCAATATTATAATTTGGTTAAAAAATTTGAAGATATAAAAGATGATATTTATTTTATTGCAGAAAATGGAAGTTTTGTAGCTTATAAAGGTGAAATTTTACATATAAATACTCTGGAGAGGAAGAAAACTTTTGAATTTATAGAACTTGCGAGAAAAATAGATGGTGTAAATATCGTATTATGCGGAAAAAACAGTGCTTACATAGAATCAAATGACTCTAAATTTATAGAGGAAGTTAAGCCATATTATGAAAAGTTTGAGATAGTTAATTCTTTAGAGGAAGTAGAAGATGATTTTTTAAAAATTGCTCTATGTGATTTTAAGAATTCAGAAGAAAATAGTTATAAATATTTTAAAGAGTTTGAAGATAGATATAAAATCACTGTTTCTGGGGGAGTCTGGCTGGATATTTCTAATTTAGATGCCAATAAAGGAAATGCTATGAGAAAATTACAGGGGATATTAGGTATAACTCCTAAAGAAACTTTAGTTTTTGGAGATTATTTAAATGATGTGGAGTTACTGGAAAGTGGAGAGCATAGTTATGCCATGGAAAATGCTCATCCTAAACTAAAAGAAATTGCAAAAAACATAGCTAAAAGCAATGAAGAAAATGGAGTAGTTGAAAAAATAAAAGAATTATTTGAATTATAG